A stretch of Tigriopus californicus strain San Diego chromosome 11, Tcal_SD_v2.1, whole genome shotgun sequence DNA encodes these proteins:
- the LOC131890469 gene encoding coiled-coil domain-containing protein 80-like, translating into MTSKSLSLSLLCMIPFLGITQPAIITAPSAQEYLGQFQYFRTWTDKRRLIVVHGKDADMDRMLQDAIYQYRCDLATRNINIVTLGETKGLETIFYHSEDNRRDFVQTNDLEPRLRRDLLSYFHTLYRDLPLHNHWCLLIGYDGGRKRMYRKVKFVSIFDKIDSMPMRQREMEQQRKKMITCNGI; encoded by the exons ATGACTAGCAAGAGCCTTAGCTTGTCTCTTCTCTGCATGATTCCATTCCTGGGGATCACTCAGCCCGCCATCATCACCGCCCCGTCCGCCCAAGAGTACTTGGGCCAATTCCAATACTTCCGCACGTGGACAGACAAAAGAAGACTGATCGTTGTTCATGGGAAAGATGCGGACATGGATCGAATGCTTCAAGATGCCATTTATCAGTACAGATGTGATCTggccacaaggaacatcaatATTg TTACGTTGGGAGAAACCAAGGGTCTGGAGACCATTTTTTACCATTCCGAAGACAACCGCCGAGACTTTGTTCAGACCAATGATTTGGAACCACGCCTGAGACGGGATCTCCTCTCCTATTTTCACACCCTGTATCGGGATCTTCCCCTCCACAACCATTGGTGTCTCTTGATCGGCTATGACGGTGGTCGGAAGCGAATGTACCGCAAAGTCAAGTTTGTGTCCATTTTCGATAAAATTGACAGCATGCCCATGCGTCAGagggaaatggaacaacagaggaagaagatgatCACTTGTAATGGAATCTAG